One Ananas comosus cultivar F153 linkage group 1, ASM154086v1, whole genome shotgun sequence DNA window includes the following coding sequences:
- the LOC109707800 gene encoding rapid alkalinization factor-like, with product MANATPSSPALLLLLLLLSAAAAASDSGLGVSFGSTRDAPLSLMIPIPLPSSCRGSSVGECAVFEEVSRRVLAGGMGDYMNYAALRADSVPCSQRGASYSNCRPGAQAHPYSRGCSTITHCRSS from the coding sequence ATGGCGAATGCAACCCCCTCCTCCCCTgctctcctcctcctactcctccttctctccgccgccgctgcaGCATCGGACTCCGGTCTCGGCGTAAGCTTCGGCTCCACCCGCGACGCGCCGCTGAGCTTGATGATCCCGATCCCGCTCCCGTCGTCGTGCCGAGGGTCGTCGGTGGGGGAGTGCGCGGTGTTTGAGGAGGTGAGCAGGCGCGTGCTGGCGGGGGGCATGGGGGACTACATGAACTACGCGGCGCTGCGGGCCGACAGCGTGCCCTGCTCCCAGCGCGGCGCCTCCTACTCCAACTGCCGGCCCGGCGCCCAGGCACACCCCTACTCCCGCGGCTGCTCCACCATCACCCACTGCCGCTCCTCCTGA